Proteins found in one Methanobrevibacter wolinii SH genomic segment:
- a CDS encoding transcription factor S, whose amino-acid sequence MEFCPECGAMLIPNKDHKLKCKCGYEKDLSKKEVKDQYQFEGDMNPKQDIPIIDQKDNMLPTTKIKCYRCGGTVGYWWTLQTRSADEAPTYFVKCAKCGNTWRQSN is encoded by the coding sequence ATGGAATTTTGTCCAGAATGTGGTGCAATGTTGATTCCTAATAAAGACCATAAATTGAAATGTAAATGTGGTTATGAAAAGGACCTTAGTAAAAAAGAAGTAAAAGATCAATATCAATTTGAAGGAGATATGAATCCTAAACAAGATATTCCTATTATTGATCAAAAAGATAATATGTTACCAACAACTAAAATTAAATGTTATAGATGCGGAGGTACTGTTGGTTATTGGTGGACTCTTCAAACAAGATCTGCTGATGAAGCTCCAACTTACTTTGTTAAATGTGCTAAATGTGGTAATACATGGCGTCAAAGTAATTAA
- a CDS encoding MBL fold metallo-hydrolase, translating into MEIKAVKTYENGFMTQGFAFGGEEGIEKFDSNIKYRSSLQNYLIDTGNEVILVDTGMPKEFPKQEVDDDTPIFMGNKITDYISALNDLGYEKEDVSKILVTHKHPDHTGELREFPNAKIYMSRTESEELELDSNNIIPVDFNDGNYYNFKKSQKIEDNIYLIEAKGHTLGNSIVIVEDDDLFYMIHGDITYTDEALYENKLSIVFEDLKLARESLDNVREFIKNHNTVYLSTHTPLGYENLENKKIIDLENPPEVIYPN; encoded by the coding sequence ATGGAAATTAAAGCTGTTAAAACATATGAAAATGGATTTATGACACAAGGTTTTGCATTTGGTGGTGAAGAAGGTATTGAAAAATTTGATTCTAATATTAAATATCGTTCAAGTCTTCAAAATTATTTAATAGACACTGGAAATGAAGTGATTCTTGTAGATACTGGAATGCCTAAAGAATTTCCTAAACAAGAAGTTGATGATGATACACCTATTTTTATGGGTAATAAAATAACTGATTATATTTCTGCTTTAAATGATTTAGGTTATGAAAAAGAGGATGTAAGTAAAATTCTTGTAACTCATAAACATCCAGATCATACTGGAGAATTAAGAGAATTTCCAAATGCTAAAATTTATATGTCTAGAACAGAATCTGAAGAATTAGAATTAGATTCTAATAATATTATTCCTGTAGATTTTAATGATGGAAACTATTATAATTTTAAAAAATCTCAAAAAATAGAGGATAATATATATTTAATAGAAGCTAAAGGTCATACTTTAGGTAATAGTATTGTAATTGTAGAAGATGATGATTTATTTTATATGATTCATGGTGATATTACATATACTGATGAAGCATTATATGAAAATAAATTATCTATTGTATTTGAAGATTTAAAATTAGCTAGAGAATCTTTAGATAATGTTCGTGAATTTATTAAAAATCATAATACTGTTTATTTATCTACTCATACTCCATTAGGATATGAAAATCTTGAAAATAAAAAGATTATTGATTTAGAAAATCCTCCTGAGGTTATTTATCCTAATTAG
- a CDS encoding EFR1 family ferrodoxin (N-terminal region resembles flavodoxins. C-terminal ferrodoxin region binds two 4Fe-4S clusters.) yields the protein MIFYFSATGNSKYVSKCIAEATDNDMVDILKVDDYNFNLKDNESIGFISPTYAWGLPPVMLDFIDKLNFSNYHNNYVYFIATYGTSPGATGNFIGKHLSKRGINVNAYFSVIMPDTWTPTFDLSDFNKNNKTLEKSKEEIKSIIPKIQNRENGDFMDNKKSPMISKIFYTFAYNRGMRKTKNFGVSNECISCGKCEKLCPVNVIKLIDNKPTWVKKKCLVCLRCLHNCPNFAIQYGTNTIKHGQYINPYVKIK from the coding sequence TTGATTTTCTATTTTTCTGCAACTGGTAATTCTAAATATGTTTCAAAATGTATTGCTGAAGCTACAGATAATGATATGGTTGATATTCTTAAAGTTGATGATTATAATTTTAATTTAAAAGATAATGAGAGTATTGGATTTATATCTCCAACTTATGCTTGGGGATTACCTCCAGTTATGCTTGATTTTATAGATAAATTAAACTTTTCTAATTATCATAATAATTATGTTTATTTTATAGCTACTTATGGTACAAGTCCTGGAGCTACAGGTAACTTTATAGGTAAACATTTATCTAAACGTGGTATTAATGTGAATGCCTATTTCAGTGTTATAATGCCCGATACTTGGACTCCTACTTTTGATTTAAGTGATTTTAATAAAAATAATAAAACACTTGAAAAATCTAAAGAAGAAATTAAATCAATTATTCCAAAAATTCAAAATAGGGAAAATGGAGATTTTATGGATAATAAGAAGTCTCCTATGATTTCTAAAATCTTTTATACCTTTGCTTATAATAGGGGAATGAGAAAAACTAAAAATTTTGGAGTAAGTAATGAATGTATCTCTTGTGGAAAATGTGAAAAATTATGTCCTGTTAATGTTATTAAATTAATTGATAATAAACCTACTTGGGTTAAGAAAAAATGTCTTGTATGTCTTAGATGTTTACATAATTGTCCTAATTTTGCAATTCAATATGGAACTAATACTATAAAACATGGTCAATATATAAACCCATATGTTAAAATTAAATAG
- a CDS encoding MnmC family methyltransferase, producing MTYQDDAVVIDNDVFNLIKETFNKELETNNPKYRNNLFEKSKDYFVKTEDGSYSIKSRKINDKVETLHTKSGAISESFKKFIDPLKLDYSKDIAVLDICAGLGYNSSAAIFDFLQNTDNSTNLKVDMVEISPETLAAGLIVPSPIAEHDIVKKAIENELVSEGFASLHLENTKIPNNIDINVYIEDARVSVQKLEDNTYDAIFLDPFSQTMAPELFTCDLFEEFLRLIKDDGIVATYTSSAPVRGGFFEAGFHVGEGPIFGRFQGGTIASPNPNSLEKSLNINDERRIALSDVGVPFRDSTLSKSSDEINKIRTDERHNKRHVNKISSAVKTPIFLGENIDDEPLKRRVERNLAKVNIPGIQSDEAFYIIEPQKNYTVESNDNHNSRLRVYEMDKRLQEVINGKFNNN from the coding sequence ATGACTTACCAAGATGATGCTGTAGTAATTGATAATGATGTTTTTAATTTGATTAAAGAAACATTTAATAAAGAATTAGAAACTAATAATCCAAAATATAGGAATAATTTATTTGAAAAATCTAAAGATTATTTTGTTAAAACAGAAGATGGCTCTTATTCTATTAAATCAAGAAAAATTAATGACAAAGTAGAAACATTACATACTAAATCTGGAGCTATATCTGAAAGTTTTAAAAAATTTATAGACCCATTAAAGCTTGATTATTCTAAGGATATTGCAGTTCTTGATATTTGTGCAGGTTTAGGTTATAATTCTTCTGCAGCTATTTTTGATTTTTTACAAAATACTGATAATTCTACTAATCTTAAAGTTGATATGGTTGAAATATCTCCAGAAACACTTGCTGCAGGATTAATTGTTCCTTCACCAATTGCTGAACATGATATTGTTAAAAAAGCAATTGAAAATGAACTTGTAAGTGAAGGATTTGCATCATTACATTTAGAAAATACTAAAATTCCAAATAATATTGATATTAATGTATATATTGAAGATGCAAGAGTTTCAGTTCAAAAATTAGAAGATAATACTTATGATGCAATATTTTTAGATCCATTTTCACAAACTATGGCTCCTGAACTTTTTACTTGTGATTTATTTGAAGAGTTTTTGCGTCTTATTAAAGATGATGGTATTGTTGCAACATATACATCATCTGCACCTGTAAGAGGAGGATTTTTTGAAGCAGGTTTTCATGTAGGTGAAGGACCAATATTTGGTCGTTTCCAAGGTGGTACTATAGCTAGTCCAAATCCAAATTCTCTTGAAAAATCATTAAATATTAATGATGAAAGACGTATTGCTTTATCTGATGTTGGTGTTCCATTTAGAGATAGTACTCTTAGTAAATCTAGTGATGAAATCAATAAAATAAGAACTGATGAAAGACATAATAAACGTCATGTAAATAAAATTTCATCAGCAGTAAAAACTCCTATATTTTTAGGTGAGAATATTGATGATGAACCTTTAAAAAGAAGAGTTGAAAGAAATCTTGCAAAAGTTAATATTCCTGGGATTCAATCTGATGAAGCATTTTATATAATAGAACCTCAAAAAAATTATACAGTAGAATCTAATGATAATCATAATTCAAGATTAAGAGTTTATGAGATGGATAAACGTTTACAAGAAGTTATTAATGGTAAATTTAATAATAATTAG
- a CDS encoding Coenzyme F420 hydrogenase/dehydrogenase, beta subunit C-terminal domain, protein MLSDDNEKLINEHINEIIENSDDSDNESFITELKLRIWSYVNNVFSNNVKLSDESINKLLSNIVDEKDFNKNMEYKWALNQIVDSKLCAKCGTCSVVCPNSIIGFDETPYLKEECLRRGNGMCQEVCPRMTTGQYEIRSRLNLNEEYYFGKSPHIKGQSGGYVTNFLKFLIRDKKIDGVVVVGDDNWKPVSLIITDEEGLNDTTRSKYSISSLQAVRTAGEMGLEKIAVVGLPCQVAGLRNIQYHPYLAKHDYERGRNGKPAKLPKIEYVIGLFCTEKFEHEELLRVLKEKNINIKDVVKFDVKGPNFVVKTDKKEFKIKLSEIKPSSGCMMCKDFDAELADISFGDKGSPEGYTTVITRTKKGEEIHKYFKLEKGVEVKDIDFLRKFKLKRFNKEVQRREDNNEFNSFYYLWKYPGVGCGQKGLAYIRFRANIGGYYNPDTVLKLAELTKKYDAIFKITTREEFEIEGIKFKDLEPLIEELKELDIANGSEGPNVRSIIACPGKERCLLGLINTVDLGQKLEDIYKEKPANYKFKIAVSGCPNKCVRTDVTEFGVNGVKFPITNDKCNGCGRCADVCKVDAIEVRGDTAITNYNLCYGCGKCIHACPNDSKDIKFKGYSVYIGGKSGRKSVIGNKIFVKNEDELLKTLNAVFYMYNKYAEKPQKERLADTMKRIGEIKFLNEVENYKNSL, encoded by the coding sequence ATGTTAAGTGATGATAATGAAAAATTAATTAATGAGCATATTAATGAAATAATTGAAAACTCTGATGATTCTGATAATGAAAGTTTTATTACAGAATTAAAACTAAGAATATGGTCTTATGTAAATAATGTTTTTAGTAATAATGTTAAATTAAGTGATGAATCAATTAATAAGTTATTATCTAATATTGTTGATGAAAAAGATTTTAATAAAAATATGGAATATAAATGGGCTTTAAATCAAATAGTTGATAGTAAATTATGTGCTAAATGTGGAACTTGTAGTGTTGTATGTCCTAATAGTATAATTGGCTTTGATGAAACACCATATCTCAAAGAAGAATGTTTAAGGAGAGGTAATGGAATGTGTCAAGAGGTATGTCCACGTATGACTACTGGCCAATATGAAATTAGATCTAGATTAAATCTTAATGAAGAATATTATTTTGGAAAATCTCCACATATTAAAGGTCAATCTGGAGGATATGTTACTAATTTTCTTAAATTTTTAATTAGAGATAAAAAAATTGATGGTGTGGTTGTTGTTGGTGATGATAACTGGAAACCAGTAAGTTTAATTATAACTGATGAAGAAGGTTTAAATGATACAACAAGAAGTAAATATTCTATATCTTCATTACAAGCTGTTCGTACTGCAGGAGAAATGGGACTTGAAAAGATTGCAGTAGTTGGACTTCCATGTCAAGTAGCAGGTTTAAGAAACATTCAGTATCATCCATATCTTGCTAAACATGATTATGAAAGAGGTAGAAATGGAAAACCTGCTAAGTTACCTAAAATTGAATATGTAATAGGATTATTCTGTACAGAAAAATTTGAACATGAAGAATTACTTAGAGTTCTTAAAGAAAAGAATATTAATATTAAAGATGTAGTTAAATTTGATGTTAAAGGACCAAATTTTGTTGTAAAAACTGATAAAAAAGAATTTAAAATTAAACTTAGTGAAATTAAACCATCATCAGGATGTATGATGTGTAAAGATTTTGATGCAGAATTAGCAGATATTAGTTTTGGTGATAAAGGATCTCCTGAAGGATATACAACAGTAATTACAAGAACTAAAAAAGGTGAAGAAATACATAAATATTTTAAACTTGAAAAAGGTGTTGAAGTTAAAGATATTGACTTTTTAAGAAAATTTAAACTAAAAAGATTTAATAAAGAAGTTCAAAGAAGAGAAGACAATAATGAATTTAACTCCTTTTATTATCTTTGGAAATATCCAGGAGTAGGTTGTGGGCAAAAAGGTTTAGCATATATTAGGTTCAGAGCAAATATTGGGGGATATTATAATCCTGATACTGTATTAAAACTTGCAGAACTTACTAAAAAATATGATGCAATATTTAAAATTACAACAAGAGAAGAATTTGAAATTGAAGGTATAAAATTTAAAGATCTTGAACCATTAATTGAAGAATTAAAAGAACTTGATATTGCTAATGGTAGTGAAGGTCCTAATGTAAGAAGTATTATTGCATGTCCTGGTAAAGAAAGATGTTTATTAGGTTTAATTAATACTGTAGATTTAGGTCAAAAATTAGAAGATATTTATAAGGAGAAACCAGCTAATTATAAATTTAAAATAGCAGTATCAGGTTGTCCTAATAAATGTGTAAGAACTGATGTTACAGAATTTGGTGTAAATGGTGTAAAATTCCCTATAACTAATGATAAATGTAATGGTTGTGGAAGATGTGCAGATGTATGTAAAGTAGATGCTATTGAAGTTAGGGGAGATACTGCAATAACAAATTATAATCTTTGTTATGGTTGTGGAAAATGTATTCATGCATGTCCAAATGACTCAAAAGATATTAAATTTAAAGGGTATTCTGTATATATTGGCGGAAAAAGTGGTAGAAAATCTGTTATTGGAAATAAAATATTTGTTAAAAATGAAGATGAACTTTTAAAAACTTTAAATGCAGTATTTTATATGTATAATAAATATGCAGAAAAACCACAAAAAGAAAGATTAGCAGATACAATGAAACGTATTGGTGAAATTAAATTCTTAAATGAAGTAGAAAATTATAAAAACTCTTTATAA
- a CDS encoding HAD family hydrolase: MKKLYIFDFDGTLINSIEDSMVCFNEVLKSFNLPQYEVEDYDNLVYSDFRNFLNSLIDNYDDNNTLWNKLIRNFVEVYHNNKKPNTCVYNGIYDLLNKLVKKGIDLAICSNKESFILNDLINKYFSSYNFSMISGSVEGIPDKPNPYRLNKIVEKLDYNKEDILYIGDKDTDIEVAKNAGLDIAFVTWGQSTSKDLESDYPLKYVSNPYELLDF; encoded by the coding sequence ATGAAAAAATTGTATATATTTGATTTTGATGGAACTTTAATTAATAGTATTGAAGATTCTATGGTGTGTTTTAATGAAGTTTTAAAATCATTTAATTTACCTCAATATGAAGTTGAGGATTATGATAATTTAGTATATAGTGATTTTAGAAATTTTTTAAACTCTTTGATAGATAATTATGATGATAATAATACTCTTTGGAATAAGTTAATAAGAAACTTTGTAGAAGTATATCATAATAATAAAAAACCAAATACTTGTGTCTATAATGGAATATATGACTTACTTAATAAACTAGTTAAAAAAGGTATTGATTTAGCTATATGCTCTAATAAAGAATCTTTTATTTTAAATGATTTAATTAATAAATACTTTTCTAGTTATAATTTTAGTATGATTTCTGGTTCTGTTGAAGGTATTCCAGATAAACCTAATCCATATAGATTAAATAAGATTGTTGAAAAATTAGATTATAATAAAGAAGATATTTTATATATTGGAGATAAAGATACAGATATTGAAGTAGCAAAAAATGCAGGTTTAGATATTGCATTTGTAACTTGGGGACAATCTACTAGTAAAGATCTTGAAAGTGATTATCCATTAAAATATGTAAGTAATCCTTATGAATTATTAGATTTTTAA